Genomic DNA from Actinomycetes bacterium:
GGGCAGCGCCGCGCCGCCGGCCACCGACCGCCGCCGCGACGGGTTCGCCCGCAGGTCCGGCGAGGCGGTCGTCGAGCTGCTCCGCCGTGGCATCACCGCCCGCGACGTGATGACCCGCGAGGCGTTCGAGAACGCGATCGCCGTGGTGATGGCCTTCGGCGGCTCGACGAACGCCGTGCTCCACCTGCTCGCGATCGCCCGCGAGGCGCACGTGGACCTCACGCTCGACGACTTCACCCGGGTGGGGGAGCGGGTGCCGCACCTGGCCGACGTCAAGCCGTTCGGGCAGTACGTGATGACCGACGTCGACCGGGTCGGCGGGGTGCCGGTCGTGATGAAGGCGCTGCTCGACGCCGGCCTGATGCACGGCGACGCGTTGACCGTCACCGGCCGGACGATGGCCGAGAACCTCGCCGCCATCGACCCGCCCGACCTCGACGGCAAGGTCGTGCGCGCGATGTCGCAGCCGATCCACCGCACCGGAGGCCTGACCATCCTGCGCGGCTCGCTCGCACCGGACGGGGCGGTCGTCAAGACGGCCGGCTTCGACTCCGACGTGTTCGAGGGCACGGCCCGGGTGTTCGACCGGGAGCGCGCGGCGATGGACGCGCTGGAGGACGGCACCATCACGGCCGGGGACGTCGTGGTCATCCGCTACGAGGGACCGAAGGGTGGGCCCGGGATGCGTGAGATGCTCGCCATCACCGGGGCCATCAAGGGCGCCGGTCTCGGCAAGGACGTGCTGCTGCTCACCGACGGCCGGTTCTCCGGCGGCACGACCGGCCTGTGCGTCGGGCACGTCGCGCCCGAGGCCGTCGACGGCGGGCCGGTCGCCCACGTCCGCGACGGCGACCGCATCCGGCTCGACGTCGCGGCCCGGACCCTCGACCTGCTCGTCGACGTCGACGAGCTCGAGAGGCGGCGGGCCGGCTGGAAGCCGCTGCCGCCGACGTACACGTCCGGGGTGCTCGGCAAGTACGTCAAGCTGGTCGGCTCGGCGGCCGAGGGAGCCGTCTGCGGCTAGCCGCTCGGCGGCTC
This window encodes:
- the ilvD gene encoding dihydroxy-acid dehydratase, with the translated sequence MSDAPDLKPRSRDVTDGLEKTAARGMLRAVGMTDDDFAKPQIGVASSWNEITPCNLSLDRLAKAVKEGVHAGAGYPLEFGTISVSDGIAMGHEGMHFSLVSREVIADSVEVVMQAERLDGSVLLAGCDKSLPGMLMAAARLDLASVFLYAGSILPGVAKLSDGTERQVTIIDAFEAVGACARGLMSREDVDAIERAICPGEGACGGMYTANTMASAAEALGMSLPGSAAPPATDRRRDGFARRSGEAVVELLRRGITARDVMTREAFENAIAVVMAFGGSTNAVLHLLAIAREAHVDLTLDDFTRVGERVPHLADVKPFGQYVMTDVDRVGGVPVVMKALLDAGLMHGDALTVTGRTMAENLAAIDPPDLDGKVVRAMSQPIHRTGGLTILRGSLAPDGAVVKTAGFDSDVFEGTARVFDRERAAMDALEDGTITAGDVVVIRYEGPKGGPGMREMLAITGAIKGAGLGKDVLLLTDGRFSGGTTGLCVGHVAPEAVDGGPVAHVRDGDRIRLDVAARTLDLLVDVDELERRRAGWKPLPPTYTSGVLGKYVKLVGSAAEGAVCG